Sequence from the Zeugodacus cucurbitae isolate PBARC_wt_2022May chromosome 2, idZeuCucr1.2, whole genome shotgun sequence genome:
TGGGCAGAATTCCAGATGATTATTAAAaggatatataaattatttcaaaattcattaCTCACAGCGTGTAAACCGGAATATGACTCGAAAAGGAATAACAACCATTGACGAATGGGAACCAAAGACCGATAAAATtgggaaaaaaattcaataaagacaTATAATCGTGTCTGAAATGAAGTATGTTACAAAATCAAACTCGGGTCTTATAATTAATCAGGCATTAATTGTGGTACCCTGGTCTTATGTTGTATGGCTCGCAGTGGTATGAGAGTAACGACCAATTTAATTGCAATAGTGATCAATTTAAGAAGGAGATCATTTATGGCGATATAGTATATAACTGCTATTAGTGATATTATTTTCGGTATAATAATTGTCTTTTCAATTGTATTCGCCGAATCTGTCGTATGAGTGTTCGTATCCTGAGGAAGAGTATGAATAATGCTCCGTTCGCTTGCTGGAGGCGCTATTAGCAAACTGAAAGGATCTGGTGGAGCCGATGTTGCCAATAATCGTATTGTAATTACAGTAACAACCAATAGTAGATCACGTATAATTATCAAGTTCTTCTTTTGATCAAGCCTTATTACTTGAGCTTGCAAAGATTTGTTAACGCAATACATAACAAATTGTAATGTTATTATATCCAATATTGCAAGTGAAtggtcataaataaattttacgaaCAATATACATGCAAAGGGTATATAGTGAAGACAGTGACGAATGGTTGTAATAACTATGTCCGGGTAACCAGTGTTATACAATTCATTTGTTGAAGTTGCTGTCTCTTCTGTGCCTCTTGTTGGAATTACAGGAATGTTAAATGTTTGTTGATCTGTTGAAATACTTCCACTTGCTTCTACCTCATCCcttcttatatttatttgatgcaatgGATTTGACGAAGTTGTAAAGCTGTTGACATCATTCGTTGCAATATTATTGCGGAAATTGTTATGATGGTCAATCGCTAAACTTGATAACCTCGTAGCGTGCGGTCGCGCTAAAATGGAGTTTGTATGAACATCGGCATTACGGTCAGTTAAAGTAAACATAATTGGATTATTGACAGCACTTCCATGAGTATGTCGAGTCGTCtcttcgaaattatttgttgcagaaaaagaTCGTAAAACTTCAGGtgataaaacattatttaaattcCCTAGTGAATTGGGTAGTGAATGGACTCTATTATATCTGATAGTTCCTGAACCAATTCCGGTTGTTTGCTGATCAGATGAGCTATTACTTCCGGATGCAGTAATAATATTACCAAGTCGACTCCTAGTGACTTCTGCTACTTGTTCTCTTAAGAGTCGGGCGTAATGCTCCATTATATTACGTGAATTTCTTCTTTCATTTGTTAATTCTAAATTGTTTGATGGAGTTTCCCCTAtagaaatgctaatattttcgAGAGACTGTTGAATTAAAGGTGTATCCTGTCGTGGTACGTTGTGAACATCAGCTGTAGTTATGTTGGAAATACTGACATCATTATCATTTGATTGCAATCGTGGTAAAGTTCTGCTTGTATTcgtttcattatttatattactgTTATTCATTACGCGGACAAatctatttctatatttaaaatcaaaCTTAGTTTATTTCGATTTTGCATAGCAAGGAATAAATTAAATGCCAATAAGATGAATAATCTAAAACTGTGCTTTAAGTGTTTTTATCGAAGTTCCAGGGTTACCGTTCCTTTTAAAACTCAGCATAATTCTTTGTTCACATATACCCTAGTTGAACCGTTATGTTAAGATTtactattatataaaatatatttaattaatctaaaaattattttattttttgacttttaactgtatatttaaaaattgaatatgGCACAAGAAGAGTAATCAACATATGCGACTAATACTAGAAAACAagcaattatgaaataaaaaaaaattataatttttgaatatgttCAAAAAGGAAGTAAagatagtaatattaaaaaaattctttggtatatttactattttgtattactcgttgtaaaataaataaagtaactttaaaatataacgAGAGTCAAAAAATAATTGCTACGTCAACCGTTATTGCATTGAAAAccccattttttatattaaatgataAATTAGTAAacgttttctataaatatttttgatgttttatTTTGGATTTAATGGTTTATTTTCACCAACTTTACCATACATAATTTAATtctatatattacattttacatCCTTTCGGAAGGACGTACATATATCATCCATAAAACGAACTTATACATAGTTTGTTTTGTATTGCACTTGCTACCACATTCACATTTGAATGCACGTGCGTGCATGGTAGACACCCCTACTCACCTGATGTAGTACTTACTTAGCTCAGTGGTGCACTCTTATACATCAGCTCCGTTTTCGTAGCTTGAAGTGCGGTGGTGCCTCAGAAGCAACccaaaaactaacaacaaaacacacatatTGCTATGGAAACCTTGCCACTAGCCTTTGACACAACaataaaacgaagaaaaaataaaacggaATTCACTTTGTTTAGTTTCTAATGTTTTGCCCAactgcatacacacatatgtatgtatgtgatgtaaatttattattgctCTATTATAATATAAGGAAGTTTTACTTTAGTTAATGTGTTAAATATTTTGAGTAGTTTGTGTTTTAAACATAACAACGAATTTCAATTAAGTTATAAATTTACGAAGCTGTACAAATGTGTGAGTGTTATATATATGCAATTTGGCAATTTTATTGATGAgcatataaaacatttttaaatacatacaaagaaataaagaacaaaattatttgttaaaaactaatcaaaaaaaaaaaaaaaaaacaaagtggtTCTTAAAGCATTGATAGCTGTTTACCTGTGGTtctatattgtttattatttttaattgaaaccaATTTTAATTGAGTTAAAAATAGTTTCATTCGAAATCCTGTTatccttttttttgcttttaacttACTTAAATATATGCGTGGCTATAAAGGATTATagagaataaaagaaaatattcaagTGTATGTAGGAGTTTTTATTTagcttacaaacaaaaaaaataaaatatatttttttagaaattaaatgcTTAACCCTGTGACTTATAtgctagtaaaaataaatattttaaaaataaactgtattatatatatgcgTATATAGCATATCACTACATAGTAATCTACAAATAGTATATGTATagcatttgaaattataataattttaacataataatcaccattacatttattatatttaattccaTCAGCACCTTCAGTCTATTTCATCTCTCTCACTCAACTCTGCCCTCTCTGCtcataattttagttttcaaatttattgttttgccgaccttttctattttttatacacataaTCCCAAGTGATCTTATTCACCATTAGGATTGGTATGAGAAATAGTTGTTAAgatataaaaacatatgtaaatgaacacatacaacaattacaataagtTTGTATGCGTGACAAATGAGCAATACACTCTCTTCAACGTTTTTGCAAAGAAAGTGATCCGTAACAACAGGGACAGCGCTCTAGATTGCCCCATTATAAAGCAGAGAAAAATCTTGTTGCTTATCAATGTACCGGCGTCGTATCTGCTGGGTACACGACACGATCCGACAAGACGTTCAATGAACTGGCATTGTTATGCGTGGCGATAAAGTTTTCGTAGATCGGTGACGCCGTTGTAAAAACATCTTGACGGATTTAAGAGGCAATTGGAAATGATAGTAAGCACAATATGGCAATGGATCCCAATAGGCGAATAGAGCTTCTCTCTTATCTAACACTGTGGTCGGAGTGGAGCGCTCTATAGAACTCCAACGAAAATTGGCTGTCAATGCACCAAGTGCCGACTCCTCGTCCGGACTTGTAAAACTTAATTGTCTGCGATGTATGCATTTCATAGTGCGGCAGAGTATTTGAGCATGAGATCGATTATAGCAGATATATGGCAATGAGACGCCAACACGTACGCCGAGTGGTATGAATTGTGATGTGCCTTGACATTTAATCAGACGGAAGCTCATGTGCCCGTTGATGCTACGCTGGAAACGCACTTTGGCGAAGAACGTTTTCAGCCAAATGTCGATTTGTGCTTCGTCGGACATGGCGGATGGGCCATGACCTCTTAACGGGGTTACTGGTATCAAATTTTTCGTTTCATGTTCTACTTTACAGGTAACATTCGATACAACTCGTGAATCTTTGACCGTTGTGCAAGTAATAAAATGTTCACCCGGCAAATCACGTATCACAATCcacttttcattttcacttatttcgtgattaaatttgaaatccATTCGATTATTtggcaataaatatttgaaacgcTCAACTAGGCCTTGAAAACCGACCGCCATtagaatatttcgaaaattgctGATGAAATTGTTCTCGTACAATTGCTGTAGATCGCTGGACGATGTCAGTACGGAGTAAGGTGGCACAGTAATATTATTAACgttacattttttgaaaaactcaAGACAATCATCCAAAATGTTGGTCTCATTGATGCCCGGTATGAAACTGGCACAGCCGAGTAGCTCCAAATGTTGTTTAGCAAGTGCATCGTAATAGGCAGGACTCGTTGCGCAAACGGGAATATAAACCGAAGGCTTCTCCTTGCTAACAATCTGACACAAAGCAGTTATGTAGCTGTCTACATTGTTTGCACTGGGTCTGGGCACAATATAGAATTTGTCCACGGCGGTAGAGAAACGTGCCAATCCAAATAGTCCTTCAAATTCGAACACAACCACACGAGAACCGGAAGAATAAAAATTACGTGCCAGGTGCAATGTTTGAATTGTACTACCACAACTGATTAGAACGGTACGCCTATTGCGTTGCGGGCCATCCGCTGATACATCCATCAATGAGTCGACATTTAACATCCACTTTATAAGCGCCACAGGTATGCGAACGAACTTCCAAAAGATCCACAATAAAGCTGACAACCAAAAACTGGGTGCCGCTATCGATAGCGGTAAATAAAGGATGTAGCGTATGAGCGTAAACGCTATATTGATCAGCAATTGCGGCCAAAAGAGTAAAACTTGTCGCATAGAAGCCGAAATCGTACGCGGCGATCGGCGCAGCACCTGTGTTTGGTGACCCAAAGCCGGATTCCTGTAGGTATTCGCTGTGTGCACGATCTGCTCCTGGCCAGGATCTTCGGGTATTTGGTCCAAAGAGTTGATGCGGCGAAATTTCGAACGTGAATAACGCATTTGACGCGCTTGTtcttgtttctttaaaatatcggtCGCCATAATTATTTCCTTTACTCGTTAACGTTTAACCGTTCCTTTTCGGTGGAAATTTCCACAACTGCAATTATTTCCAAGCGATTGAACAATGCTGACATCCGACACTTGATTGAATGTTTATCCGAGGTACTGGTAAATTGAGCTGCAATCGTAAGActgaatttaagaaatttattccCGACGTATTTGCAATAATGGCAAAACTCAATTAGCTACTAAATACCATTTAAATACTGTCTCATCTTTTAAATCTCATCATTAGtataaactgttttttttttttttgaagaatttttaacGATGTGTTGATACGAGCTCGTCTCCTTGTCTACAACtcagtataattttttaattaaacaaatccCTCCCGGCATCAAGTATATAAGAGAACACATGAACATAATGAGCAGTACACATGCAAATCGAGTGCCAATATAAGTGCGAGTGTAGTACACAGTGTGACAAAAAACAGTGGCGTTCATAGGAACCAAAATTGGGTTCCATACACTttcgaatattttcttttattaacatatattttggCCAGCTATAATGTTGTTCTTAGAAAGCTACAAACACAATCCAAGACTGCATTAAgttttataatttgtataacCATTGAGATTCACGTATATTTCGGTGGTAGTAGTGGCTTCACTGCACCCGTCCGCATACGCCACTGCTTAGGCACACGTTAACCACGAGACTACAGATATTTGTTAGCATGAGTATATGAAGGATGGTTTGCTGTATTGgtgataataatttgtttttatttttttttcaacacaaaTTCGTATTATCAATTTTCATCAATGCTTGAGCAGTGGCGTTTTTTACTTTATGGCGCTACACCTCGGCTGCTCGATTGATTTACCTTtatcaaaacaaattatttaacacTAAACGACTATAGAAATATAGTTTCTGGCGAAATTCTATATTGAATATTGCTTTTGTATTGTTTAACTTTTGTGTGTCAAGTGGCATTGCAGTCCCAAAATTATATGCTCTACTCTTGAACGCTTCCACCAACAGAACCAATTGCTAGGATTTCTTAGagatataaataatatgagattacacacatatgcatatatgtacataatatagtattttgaaatatatgtacttgCAAATGTGctcaaattaaatacatttaagttCAAAGTGCCATCATGTGCATAATTCAGAAGGTGAAGATACAGATAAAGTATTTGTATGCCGTTAGAAATAACAGCTAAAGTCGAATCAAATCGCACTTGTGTCTCAAATCGATTTAAGCTATTCTCTTCACACTAATATactaaaattaagtaatttttgattatttctttaaatattttcaaaattttatggaCAAATCTAaatgcaacatatgtatatgatttgtagcaacaacatcaatacattaaatacatttttcgaaAGTTGTCAAAATCTATTTgggatttttcacttttttctataTGAGCGAAGCACCTACATACATGTCTTACTTTTGCAACTGCTTTGCAACCGGAAACTGcgcttttatgcatttttcGAAAGACGTCAAAATTGGACAATATAAATAGAGTATATTTCGTATATGTGTTCTACTGTTCcaccaaatatatacaaatatttgtccaatagaaataaaatgttcCAGTATATTGTATatgctgttttgtttttttaaatggcCTTCGGCGCTGAAAAATTCCATGCGGATGTATGCAAGCGGAAATAACCGCATTTATATTGTCGCCCACATTATGAGTACTACCCATTTTTTATTGGAACTAAACTTTGTACCCGATTATATAttcgaacaaaaaaaatgtgtgcttgtatgtacgcataataaatatttccacgGCATACTcataaaaatcacattttaaTCACATGAACTactcgttttttttattatgagaTTAAAAACGCCCACATAACGATCACTTGCGTGCTAAAGTGTAATTAttgatttacatataaacatacatatgtatatgtttattttttaaactattttgttGTTTGACATTAAATTCAATTCTAGACAGCAATTTTTGTTGCTCATCGTTTAAAGCCATTTTAGTGTCACGACACTTATGCATGTATTTGTGCAGCCACTGATAAGGATTGCCAATCCAATCCAATCGAATCCAAACCAAATGATTAACTCAATAAATTATTGGTGACTATGTTTGCACCGTTGTTTGTGAGGCAAAATTTATTTGCAGTTCCATAAGGTTGCATCATACACAGGCTTATGCGAGAAACGTTTTTGAAAATGTGACTTCGCGCTGTAAGTCGGTTAGTAAATGTAATACATGAACTGTTGGCTGccaatatctttatattcaccaAACAAACCagtacaataattttttttttttttgcaaaagctcTCGTTATTGTGATTTGAGTGGCGGAAAAGGTGCCAAGAGAAGGCAACTAATTGAAATTTCGCTTCAAATTGCGaaacataaatttaacaaaCTAAACAGTTTCGAAACAGGCCAGAAAGTTTTGAGATGAGACTAGATTAGAATAAGAATTGAGGAACGCActgtctattgtgccctcttcattattattatcacAGTATAacaacgtcactgttgacagtcataacttcgaagtcgtagataatttcgtatacctgggaaccagtatcaacaacaccaacaatgtcagcctcgaaatccagcgcagaatcactcttgccaacaggtgctactttggagtgagtaggcaaatgaaaagtaaagtcctctctcggcgaaccaaaatcaaactctacaagtcgcctatcattcccgtcctgctttatggtgcagaagcttggacgatgtcaacatcagatgagacgacactaagcgttttcgagagaaaaattttgcgcaattgGTCCTCAGAacgttggcaacggcgaataccgcagacgatggaacgatgagctgtacgagttatacgacgacattgacatcgttcagcgaataaaaagacagcggctacgctggctaggtcatgttgtccgaatggacgaaaagactccagctctgaaagtgttcgatgcagtacccgccggaggaagccgaggaaggggaaggcctccactccgttggagggaccaggtggagagcgacctggttacacttgggatctccaactggcgccgaactgcgaaggaaagagacgagtggcgcgctctcatcggtttggctataaccggctaagcaTAATAACTGATCCGTCGCGTTAAGAAAGCTTAACAGTGCTCCAGGACTGATGGACGTGATACCGTCTCGTTTGGTATGCAGAGTCCCCATTAGCTGACTTTTTTTCCTTGCGATCGACGGACGGTCAACTTCGATCCACTTCTAGGTCACAGTTCCGACATTGATCAGACGAGCAGATTCGTAGTTTGTGCAGATGGCCTCTTAGCCTGCAGTGACCTGTGTATAGTGCCACTACTTATATGAGTTTGTTTCTAGGGAGCGCGATCAATTGGTTAAACCTTTTCTGGTTATACCCCACAAAAACAGTTTGGAGTGGCGAAATCTCTGCAATTGCAGCCAGTAGCGGTTTCTACTTGCCCGTGAGACGATATTAAAATacgaatataataatatgaaaatctgCACGTTTTGTGAcatattttcgacattttgtagtTATAAGCGCATATCCAAGGAAAGCCAATAGAATTCCGATCATACTCCTAAACTATTGAAGAAGTGGCTTCATCTCGAAAGTTATGTATTGATAGAGTGAACAACAGATAGTATTGATTTCAATCTGAACGAAAATTTGTTCAATTCAAACTTACTTTGTGTGTGGTATGgtttttcaaatcaaattttataagaaaaagaatcaaaattcaaaaggatttattttacacttttattttaatgaagtaACAAGTGCATGAGATCCAAATATCTACTCATTGCTACAAATATGTAATCTAtacatttattgatatatttctatgagcacatgtttgtttcttcaatatttgtttaaaaaactttttgtaaatttttataattctgtATACACCAGGTATTTCTGCATTCGGCATTCGCATTTTAGTCGTAcactttaagaaatatttattatatgtatattatatacttataaatgTACGTCcaaacatatatgtgtgtaccaCACATAAccattgatgtatgtatgtacctatgtatgtataatacgtGAGCAGACAAAGCTATATGCATCCGACAGTGGTATCTGCATAAGGTCACCGGGGTGAGGAGATTTTTTATTCAACTACGGCTGCAttaagaaaaaaagtgaattttgtgATAAGCAAAGAACCGTTTACCTatcattattgttttttgttttttttttttgctttagtgAAATCAAACTCTGATGTGTGCAAAAACATGCATAAGTGCAAGCGTGATTGGattttgttcgaaaaatacGCGCTTATTATGAGATGCAAACTCT
This genomic interval carries:
- the Rnft2_1 gene encoding uncharacterized protein Rnft2_1, translating into MNNSNINNETNTSRTLPRLQSNDNDVSISNITTADVHNVPRQDTPLIQQSLENISISIGETPSNNLELTNERRNSRNIMEHYARLLREQVAEVTRSRLGNIITASGSNSSSDQQTTGIGSGTIRYNRVHSLPNSLGNLNNVLSPEVLRSFSATNNFEETTRHTHGSAVNNPIMFTLTDRNADVHTNSILARPHATRLSSLAIDHHNNFRNNIATNDVNSFTTSSNPLHQINIRRDEVEASGSISTDQQTFNIPVIPTRGTEETATSTNELYNTGYPDIVITTIRHCLHYIPFACILFVKFIYDHSLAILDIITLQFVMYCVNKSLQAQVIRLDQKKNLIIIRDLLLVVTVITIRLLATSAPPDPFSLLIAPPASERSIIHTLPQDTNTHTTDSANTIEKTIIIPKIISLIAVIYYIAINDLLLKLITIAIKLVVTLIPLRAIQHKTRTRLYVFIEFFSQFYRSLVPIRQWLLFLFESYSGLHAISGVMFSSTYIVLKGCELADRGKTLKKSFISLLKDVNKLGKPEKDNFDTSDELCAICQDAYVSPVVLECGHIFCDNCVTTWFKREQTCPMCRAKVGDNLAWHDGTTTFFYQLY
- the LOC105211356 gene encoding uncharacterized protein LOC105211356; amino-acid sequence: MATDILKKQEQARQMRYSRSKFRRINSLDQIPEDPGQEQIVHTANTYRNPALGHQTQVLRRSPRTISASMRQVLLFWPQLLINIAFTLIRYILYLPLSIAAPSFWLSALLWIFWKFVRIPVALIKWMLNVDSLMDVSADGPQRNRRTVLISCGSTIQTLHLARNFYSSGSRVVVFEFEGLFGLARFSTAVDKFYIVPRPSANNVDSYITALCQIVSKEKPSVYIPVCATSPAYYDALAKQHLELLGCASFIPGINETNILDDCLEFFKKCNVNNITVPPYSVLTSSSDLQQLYENNFISNFRNILMAVGFQGLVERFKYLLPNNRMDFKFNHEISENEKWIVIRDLPGEHFITCTTVKDSRVVSNVTCKVEHETKNLIPVTPLRGHGPSAMSDEAQIDIWLKTFFAKVRFQRSINGHMSFRLIKCQGTSQFIPLGVRVGVSLPYICYNRSHAQILCRTMKCIHRRQLSFTSPDEESALGALTANFRWSSIERSTPTTVLDKREALFAYWDPLPYCAYYHFQLPLKSVKMFLQRRHRSTKTLSPRITMPVH